The genomic DNA TCCTTTCTTCATATTATTCAAATATGAATTAGGAAGGATTAAGAGAATCCTTTCGAAACCCACCACAGCTCATCCTTTTTTCGTAAACGATCCTATCCCGTTATCCAAACAAAATGATGGAGCTAACTCTGCTGGCACTTACGTGTGGACTTCAGACGACACGTGTACATTGACGATTACGCGACGCGACTGGTGGGGAGAGTGATTTGACGTGGATTTGTGCGGCGGTGTCCCGATCCTGTGGACCAGTTTAGGCCAAGTCCCAATCCTCCTGACGCAAGCTACTAAGGAGAATTATTATCCTATCCTCGATTGTACCGTAGAGAAGAACCTACGTGGTTCAACGCCGTTCGATGAGACATGGCACGTTCGCGGAGATAGTGAACTTGCCCGTATGGGATGAGGTCTCTCTCGCTGGATGAGTCAAGCTAAGGAAGGAGGGAAAGATATGCTGCGTGGGGCCCAGGGACGGGTGGACTGCTGTCTGCTCCAGTGGGCCTTGTGGGCCCGGTGGCTGCTGATACTtttgcatttctttttttttcgattacaaaagaGATTATTGAATTTAGTacattgaaattaaaattttaaatatttaataaaagagCACGGATAGTTCCATTGGATATcaattttgaaactttttgatCACCATGCGAGATGTGCACTACTGTACTATTCTCTTTTCGATGcatttccttcctttttttttttatgccaGCGACGGGATCCCCTCAGTCCCACGACATGACTCGGGCCCATCTTCTTCAATAAACGGGGAGTGGGGGTAGGTACTCGCGGACTAAGTTTGACGACAAATTCATGTTAGTCGTGCAACATAATTTTGAGATGTAGACACTACTAAGAAAATGAAGCTGCACTTTGCGCGGATTTGATTGGTTGTCTTAAATGCATGTATGGTCATGTTCTGGTTGATGACGACGGCAAGAAACAAGATCGTGCTGGAATAATAAATTTGGTCTTTGCAAGACGTGATGGTGGGCAGAGCACACAAAAGGGTAGGTTTGTAGTTGGCCAGCTGAAACCAAGAATTTATCTTTAGCCTTATTTTTGGATATAAGGGAATTGGACGAAAAGGGAAGGAGGGAAGCAAAGAGAGTGTATGGCATTTTACCAGAACGTTCACAcgtgaaaatacttttttttttttttataacttcttctatttttttaattaactcgtgaattttcctttaaaatgtgaaacacagaaattatcaaaagagaaaaaggagtAAGGAATAGGTGGCTGTGCCGTGCCGACACCTTCTTTTAGAAGGGCTGGAAAGAGAAAGACACGTTTCTAATTCTATATAATAAGGgtcaaaaggaaaaagagagacaATTATATTTTGCAACTTCATCACGCGCGGTAAGAATCGAGCTCAAAACTGTTCTAATTCGGACAATAATTTTATAACGTTTAActgcattttctttctctagaGATGCTCTGTTCTTTTGCGAGGGAGTAAGAGGCTTATTACGTCTAAGAAatgcaaataaaaataaaaaaggaaagtgagacaaaaaataaaattttttttgggtgataaATAAAAGATTTGTCTTCTGACGTATGataaagttatatatatatatatatatgatatccATCAACAATTTGTATTGGCAAAATACTTCGCTAGATTCCCTTTGTTGGAATGTCATCCCCTCCATTCATTCGCGGGACCCATGCGAGGCCATGCGCGATGGACGATTATAATTCCTATATCATCTAATACTGGGGTCATGATAGACTTTCCGCAATTATTAAGGGTGGAATAATTCGAAACCGTTCAAAAATTGATTTGCAGATCTTAATGTCCAGAGGCAACTTCTGAAAGCAGCATTGAAAATGTCTGATGTGACCTTGTGGACTTGTTGATTCTGTGTGGGATTCAAAGGTGCATGTCGGGTTctgtcttttcttttcaatgaAATATAGAAACGGAATGATTCTCAGCAAACATTAATTGAATTCCCGGGCCCAAATTCTCTTGCAGATTGAGGGAATTCAAGAAATCAAAACAGATTCCTGGCATCCCATTTCATCGGTGATGCATTGAGTCAATCGCTGGTTGACGGACCCATAAATTATATTTCGTTACTCTGAGCCATCTAGCCAGTTAAAAAAGGAGCATCCAGCAATTAACTTATTCAACTACTGACTTGATTCACCCAGCTCGTGTAAAATTGTGCAGAGACAAGAGAATTCATTTTAATGGGCTCGTGGGTCTCGTACTTTAAAGTTGACATATTCCACCGTCATTTTGTTATGACCTaccataatattttaaaatttaatgagTCTTAACTAATTCAATTTGAGCCGGATCAATTCACTAAAAGATAAGCTGTCCTAATCAAGAATTTTTACTATTAATAAGACTCGaatttaagatttttcttAAAGGAAAATACGTGCTGAACGGCTTGATCAACTGTTGGTTGGTTCATATTCAGCCGTCTTTGAGAAGCATAGTTTTTACCAAAAGCAAAAGGGCCATTGCATCACTTCTGCTGCATAAACTTACATACACTACTTTGTACATGTTTTGCAGGCCAAGCCTTAGACCGAGTCCGAGAGAAATCATGGGCCACAGCAAGAGCAACGACAGATACAACAGTGACTAGCTAGGGTGGTCGTGACCATGATCGAGTCTCATGCAGAGTCAGATCGGATGCATAGCacacttattttatttttatgttttttcagAAATTCAGTTTTCTATTCTCGGGTATGCGGCAACACGATGTCCTCGCCGTTCTTGGACCCGCACATGATCAGCTGCATCAGAACGGCGGAAGCCCTAATCCTCCCACTGGGCCTCTCACCCTCCATAATCTGATTCCTTATGTCAGCCGGCCCACTCAAAGCCTGCTGACGATCTCTGGAATGTCCAATTTCCATACCCTCCCTCCCCAGCTCTCTGCTTGAATTATTTGAACATGGTGGAGGTGAAATCTCCTCCTTACTAAGCTCCTCGACCTCCTCCTCGTCTTCCAAAGAATGTACCGGACTAACCTTCCGGCCCTTCTCCTCAGTCTGAGTGGATGCGTTGTTGCTGCCAGTTCTCGCCCCGAGATGTCCCATTGTTTTCGCCATGTAGGTCTTGTTGATGTTGAGGTCGTCCAGGGACGTGAAGGACCGGTTCTTGGACCGCCTGAGGACGTCGGAGAACCGGAGGTGTTCGAGGTCGCCGGAGCTGTTAGTCTCCGAGGAGACAGTGTCAACAGACCGAAAGCTTAGGGACGATTCGAGGAGCCTCGACCCTTTGAGGATGTACTCCTGCCCGTGGCATGGGTATATGAAGTCGTTCTCGGACAGGTCTTGCCACACGTATCCACTCTTGTATGCCCTAAGGCAAGGCAAGAAACATGCGATCCGATAAACTCTCAAAGTTCCTTAACATGCTATGAAATCTCCAGTGTGGTAAATCTGGCATGACATACCTTTTCGAAGACCAAGCATACATATTGGCCATGCCGGCACCACGAAGATGATTCAACCGGTTCATCATATCTGAGGCACAGAGACACATATATCAATAAAACCAAAGCTCGAAAGGAAATGCCGGTGTAACTTAATTTTACCTCTGAGGTAGAGTCCTTCGGGCGACGAGAGCGGGACTTCGATGAAATGCGGGTGTTCGAGGAGGCCGTTTTGGGAGAGGTAGTAAACAACAGCAACTTTCCTCTCCGTCTTGTGCTTATGATTCGACTTAGGCTCAACCCATACCTTAGTCCTCTCAGGACTTGAGTCTTGGTACTTCTTAGGAACCCAGACCTCTGCCTTGTGCCTCGAGTTGATGGACATTATATCGACAAAGGAGTGATCGATTGAATGCGATCAGAGCAGCTTCATCGAAGACGATTCTTGATTAAGATTGTTGGGCCACGAAGAACAGGGTATTATGGAGATAAAATTATGGTGGAAGAGGATAATGCAGAGGAGGGAAGAGAAGAAGtctgcatatttatataggtAAGCTCATGATCAGGGTAGGTAAATTAGTCCATCACAGACAGGGTGAGGGtgacattaattaaaaaatactgATTAGAGTAATTAGGCTCTTAGATCGTCTTTGACAGTGAAACGTACATCATATTTAATATCGATTACCAAGTGTGGGACGAAAGAAGGCTTTTTGGTTTCGGAAAGAAATTATATAGCACGTACCATATATAACAGTCAATCTAAGAAGTTGGTATGCTGTTAAGAGAAGCTTGGAActctaccgaaaaaaagagaagctTGGAAGACAAATCTAGGTGAAGAAAATAACTTTTATCTACGCTACAACTCTTATTTGTTTTGGTTATAAGAGACCATGctctattataaaaaaaataaaaaaatccaatGTGGCTTGGTTCAAAAGGTTCGGCGTTTGttcttattaaaaaagatCTTGaattcgagtattgtgaattgagaaaatccatacttgagagttttaccccttaatgaGCCGACCCAGCTCGACTAGATTAATTGGTGTCTAATTTGATTTTCGGATACTAAGGTGCACACCGAAAAGTTCCTAATGAAAGAATATAGGCAGTTAGACAACGAGATTCAAACCTCAAACATCAAAGTTACCAAACGAAAATGCATACGACtatactatattttttttcctcatagttacatgtatattttttttggttataatGGAGACTTATGACTTAgtacaataatataaatagtAAAACTAAATAGAGGTGCATAAGTTCCATTAACAAGAATCGAACTCGAGATCTCATGATTCCGAGAGGCAGCTTCTATCACTGCGCCAAATACCTGCACTTTACCATATGGGTTGTTAGATCTTGCTGATCTTTCTATGGTTTCCATTCGGCAAAGAAACTGCTCATTCTAATATTTTGGTTACAACAAAAGCTCTTCAACAAACGGACACGAGAATCTCATTAATGAGAACTGAATTCGAAATCTGTTGACAATAGCTCGAAGGAGCTCGGGATTTGTGTGGCATCAAAAGTCTGTGGCACGGCGCCTTATATCACACACGTGTGCATGCATGTCCAGAAGTGCATTAATGATTTGTGATTATAACTAGGTAGGCTCAACAGTTTCTTCCATCACATGAAGAAAATCTTCCTTTGTAATTTTCAACAAGTGTTTCTTGGATTCCACGAAGGGTAATTTGATGATATTTTATCGATTGATCCGTTACTTGATTTTCGGCCTGACAACTTGCCCTAACAACTACCGCGTAATGCATGAATATTTTTATGGCAACTTGCACCGTTCATCACTTCATCAGCAATCATAGTATTTTTCAGAAGATCAAAACGAGGTCCACATGAATGTTCTAGTCCCTCGTTCCCTCGATATATTAGTCTCAGTCAACAACAATTTGCaacattaaatattttcatatttcgCATTCAGACAGCCATCAGTGCGTGAAGTTAGCGCGCGGGTATGCATCATTACCCGTCTTCCTCTGAATTGCCTAACTAATTATGGTATGAGCGGGTTGAGGTCCTATCCAGAGCAAACAAACATCTAACTCATGAAACATCCGTTTGTGGTCGGTGAATTGTGGAGTTCGGGGAGCACGTGAAAGTATACCCATCCATGGGAGGTATCGATGGATACAGGGCCAATCTGCGTATATGTGGGGCTCACAGGGTATAAAATCCGTATCGATCGATACACGGGAATTCCGGTAACACTTGTTAGGAAGAATTTGGATTGCAGTGGTGATGTAGGGACCAAATGGTCGGGGAAAATAATTTAACTCAAAGAAATACATTAGTATTTGTGATCACTGTGGGTTCACGTGGGGGAGCTCTTGGACAACATTTCCATTTTCAATAAGCAAAGTCCCGTGAAAAGGAATTCAGGATGTATGATCTTCCAACAGGAAAGCCCCTTTTGATGGTTTCCCTAACTTCCAAGGCTACAAAATGGCGAGATATGATATAATTGGCAAAACTGTTCTTCATATGAACCGGTTTTCTCCGTCATATGAAGTTTGGGCTATTAGAAGCATTTCATGGTCAGGTCTGAGCAAATACTCATTCGTAATTTTAGTCAATAAGTTAAGAATATCTTGTGATTTCACCCAGAAAGAACTTTATTCCAGAGACAGGACAAGAACAGAAACCATGTGAAAGGTAAACTAATCAAATTAAGTAAATTGATGGAATAGTTAATTAGAGAACTCGACTTCCAAAGAACTCCCATTCCACTTATATTAAGCAAAATTAGTCTACATCTTGGGACCATTTCAATGAGGGTTTGTGGGTGCCGATGTTGCTGAGTGATGTACCGACAATTTGGAAAGTGATGGCCATTAATTCTTCGGAAGAAACTCAAGCATCTAGAAGCTTAAGAAAAAGTGTCAAAGCACATAAGAAAGTCGATATCGATGCTTCCCAGAAACAAGACGGGTCAAGGAGGATGAAAAGAAACAACGAGAAATCTGTCATTGAGCGAGATGTCGCGGAATAAGCGTTATGGTATACTAGACGGTGAGTCGTGCTTGCCCATGTAATGACGACAGGAACGGTTTCAACCACCTAAGACCTCGTTCAATGATAAGCTAGTTAGGATCCTTCATTAATACCAaatcctcttctttttttacccTACCAGTCATTCTCGGGTAATCGTACTATACATGCTCACTTTCGAGTTTTACACAACTGCCATATTCCACGAATTACTCCGTTATCTCGAGATATATAGCATGACTTGGACTACTACATACCCGAACTATCTTGGAAGGAGTATTCTACAAGATACCTGACAGTTAAAGATTTTCCAGGACTAGAGTGTGCCAAGAAATGCTTGGCTTACAGGCAATTTACTAGTTGGAGCATCATTGTAGGACATCCTTAACTCTAACTCCATCAAAGTTTTAGTACAAAACCAGCTTAACTACGTTTCTCATCTGTCAAACTCGACGCGTAATCTACCGCCAACGAACCAATTATAATCCGGGTTGTTGTACCAATACAACGAACAGGAAGAAACGTTTCGTGATTCAATCTTGCTTCATTTTGGTTTCGGCGAAATGCGAGATGTCCCTAATGCTTCATCCTTGGGTATAAACAAATCCTAGGAACTACGACAGGTCAACCCAGGAACGAGGTTTCCCTTACCAAGGTAAAAAAGGTTGAAAAAGTCAAAGTCAAAGCGCTACATTTGTATCTGTACCGGAACATGAAAGCAATGATCCAGCGACCAGCATCAGTTTTTGATGTGAACACTGAACATCAAGGGTGAATAAAGAATTAACCTGAATGAACATGAATGAACCACGTTTCGATTCATGGGGTATCAGAATGGATCTCAAAGCAAAGACCATCGGTTTTCATTGAATTAATCTCGGCCGTTTGAATATCTATGTGAAAGGACACTATGGCGATGCACATACCTCACATAATGTTACAAAAAATCATtcaaaaaaatggaagagagACCTCATATGTGGCTTTGAGTCAGGTTCGGATTCGCAGAACCATCGCCAGGGTTCTTTGGACAGGCTGAGGAAATGTGGCCCTTCTCGCCACACAGATAGCAAGTTCTCCTCCTCATCTTCCCGCTTCCAACAACAGTCGATGCACTACTGTTATTGGCTCCAACATTGTCGTCTGGGTTCTTTGCACTACTATCAACTTTAGCATTGTCGGTAATTGCATCAACTGCCTTGGGTTGCTCTTTCACGTTCTTCTTCGAGATTGCACTTGTCACCTTAACGGACCTCCCACAGAGAACCTTCTGGTCCAACTTTATTGCCATGTTCGTCGAGGCATTATCAGAGAAACCCACGTGAGCGTAACCTCGGAACTCTCCTGTTTCTTTGTCCATGCCGAAGCGAATCGAGGATATGTTGCAGCCTGACAAGAACTTTTTCAGGTCCTCCTCTGTTATGTCCCATGATAAATTCCCGACATAGACCCTGTTGTAGCCTTCCACGACTGGCGGTGCAAAATTGGATGTTTTAGCAGTCGAAGTTTTGTTGGGTCGAGTCGCCTTGTAGGGCTGGATCTTCAGAAAGAGCCCACCCCTGACAAAATTAAAGGTTCTATGAGCATGATGGAAGCACTctcaatattaataataattgatcTCGAGCGACTGAAGAGAATACTTCAATTATACTCACATATCTGATCCATCAAGAGCCAAGGCTCGTTTTGCAGCTGCATCAGTCTGCAATAAAGGTTATTACAGGTCACTCAAAGTGCTAATAAAATTTCTAGAAAATCTATCATCAATCTGAAATCCTAGCACTGGATGCCAGGAAAAGTCAGTAACATTACGATTAACCTTGAAACTTATGATGGCTATTCCTCTGAACTTCCCGCTCTCAGGAAAGGTCATGCAGTCTACTTCAGTAATGGTGCCGCAGCTCTCGAAGTAGCTCCGTATATCATCCTCAGTTGAGTAATATGGTATACCCCCAGCATAAACTTTTCGAGCATCGTCTGCACTCGTTTGACTGCAAGGACATTAATGGAAACAAGAACTCAGGAAAAGATTTGGCACCCAGAGCATCCTAATTTAGCACGATTTACAAGTACAGCAGATGCACATCGGTGTCCCAACTCATGAATGCATAACCTTACTGAACTTTCACTAGATACATGTTGCGGCTTTTGGCTTCACCAGAAGGGAGGAAAAAGTTAATAGAGCatttctttgaaattttatgtgCTGAAACTGTTATAACGGCATTCCCAAAACGCTTCCATCTTGTTGTTTCTTGATTTAATGTAGTGCATTTCACTTGTATGACATACGAAGAAGATCAGACAACATGCACCGGCATAACATCAAGTCTATATTTTTTTGCATTACAGTCACAAATTGAACTAGCTCCTGACTCAAAAACAACTTGAAAAACTCAACACACTAAAATGCTGCCAAAAAATGAATATGACGAGAAAAAAACCGCCAGACACAGCTTTCACAACAGGCTCAAGAAGTTTGTATATATAAGAGCTTCATCAGCATCGGATTCTATAAATAAACAAGAGTGAAGAAACAACACTTGACAATGCCCAGCacacaacaaaacaagtaTCTCAGCCTTTctttccaaattttttttcgtgTGCCAGTCCTCCAAGTATAAGGCTTCGAAGATGCAGACTAAAGTCTCAACTGAAAACATACATGATAGGAACACGAAAGGACATAGTGAAGCGAAAATGAGCATATTAAATAACAAGAAAGCAATAAAACCAGAATAACTGATGGAGAAACAACAGCACAAGTGTCATCagataacaacaacaacattCAATTGATTCTTGTTGTGGGAATTCTCAGAAATTGCAGATTTTCACCTGTCATCCTCTCCTCTCGCATTTTGAGCTGAAGCATTGCCCTCATCCTCGTTCTTGGCCTcactcttctccttctccttaaCCTCCTCaccatttttcttcttattcttcttcttcgtcttcttactctgtttctttttcttcttcttcgcctccTTCACGTGACCATCACTTCCCTCAACCTCCCcgtctctcttcctcttcttatccttcttcttcttcttcccctgctcctcctcctccttcatcCCATAACCGCCCGCCTGCTCAAGTTCCGTCCTTTCCCCGCTCCCTTCAATACCCCCATTTCCTCTCTCAGTATCCTCCCCGGCGCTCTTCAGAGACTGGGCTATCCGCCGCTTCTCTCGCTTTGACAACCGAGGTTTCTGGGTCGACGAGTCGAGGAGCTGCTTCAGGGACTGCGGCTGCGGATTAGGGCTCCCGGCTTCGAGGGCTTGGTCGTTATTGGGGTCGGTGGCAGATTCCGACTTCACGATTGATTCGGCAAGAGCTGCTCGGAGCTTCTGCTTCAGCTTCTTGTTCGACAAGACCATCGTGTCCGATTGATTCGACCGAGGAACAGAGTCCACCGGACGGCGGGAGCAGAGTGAAAAGGTTCGGTTCAGAGGGTTTTCCGAGAGGGGTTTAGTAGCAAAAACGACTTGTCGTTTCCCATGAATAATATCTTTtaccctctttttttttgcttctctctcttgaaaaattaattaatgtactTATTTTTGACAAAATTCTTTGTTTAttatcttccttttcttcatgaattattttttttccagttaaATGAGATCAATTACGATAAACACGAAAATTATTGTGCAGACTAGCTTTTTGTGAAGCAAGTAAACCTTAGTAACTTGCGGCCACAAGcatatttatttcatatatgaACCAATCAAACGTTTAATCTAATGATCTGAAATTTAATCATATTCGTCTTATTGATACTTAGACATAATCAAATGACATGGTTCAattgttcttcttttttttttttcgtgttCAATCTCttctaaaaatataattgaaaataaccCAACTATAtaatgcacttttcaaataaaattgaaatccTATTTATCCCTTTTTTCCTAAAGCatttaaggaaaacaaaattaGCCCCCATCCTTCCAAAAAGCAAtacattaataaataaaaaccacAAAGAAAAAAGCACAAGATATATTTTAGTCCTTGGGACCATAGTCCTTCCCTATAAACCAAAACCACAATTTGCATATGACTAAACTCAgctatttattttcttcaaattttggcAAACAGGCATACTACTATGTCCCTGACTTCACTCCCTAGAAGTCATGTGCAGCCAGTGGCTCGAGGGTTTCATCGATGAAGAGATTATCGTAGACCAGAGCTGCGATCGCGGCGCCGATCATGGGCCCAACCCAGTAAACCCAGTGGTGAGTCCACGACCAGCTGACGACAGCCGGGCCGAAGGAGACTGCAGGGTTCATGGATGCACCATCAAAAGCGCCCCCAACTAAGATGTTGGCCCCCACAATGAGACCGATCGCGATTGGCGCGACAACCCCCACGTTCCCTTTCTTCGGATCCACTGCCGTGGCATAGACCGTGTAGACTAGACCGAAGGTCATCACGATCTCGAAGATGAGTGCATTCGAGGATGATACACCTGATGAGAAGGCGAATGCTGGTGTTTCCTACAATATGTGTACAAGGAAGTATTTTAGACACAATTCATAATTACACCTGAGTTTCGGCTTATCTTTATAGCGCTAATGCGCATTGTGCTTACGAGTCCGGTCGCGTATTTAAGCAGCATGCAAGCTACAGTGGATCCCAGCAACTGCGCGAACCAGTACAGGATGCTGCGAGATAGAGTGATGTTTCCGCCGAGAAAGGCGCCGAACGTGACGGCAGGATTTACATGCCCCCCTGAAATGTTTGCTCCAACCGAGACCGCCACGAACAGTGCAAAGGCATGAGATAATGCCGCAATGATCAAACCAGACGACGCAGCGGATCCGCTGTCGGCGAGTTTACCTGTTAAAAATCAATGGACACATAGCCATGTTGAGCATAAACCGATAAAATGCAGGATTCACGTCACATTATGATATTTAGGTAATGCCAAGAAGTATCATTCACGAGAGGACATCAACGGCAGCTTAGACTGGAGAATTAGCTTACTGAAAGCCATGCCGGATCCTTGCCCGGCAAAAACGAAAATCAACATAGAAAAGAACTCCGCGAGTGCTGCTCTGAGCGCGCCCGGATGGCTTGCCTCCGCGGGAGTTCCGATAGCGATCTTATAAATCGACATGTTTCTGCTGAGCTTACGCTTTTCTCGATTAGTCGTTTAATTTTTATGTGTAATTCTTAATAGCCTGCAAGCCTCAATTGCCTTTGAAAAGCTCTTCCACTTCCTATGGCTATGTGATGCAGACAGGGAGTGACGGTCTCCTCTACATATATGCACCTGAATTAACGGCCGTGGAATGTTTACTTCCCACCCGGTAAATTGTAAGGAGCCACGTGTAATGCATTGACGCCACGTGTGGGCCCCGCTATGTCCCTAAGGTGCGTTTGGCCACAAGAACTACTTCCTTCGCCGAGATGGTTGGCGGGTGGACCGGCCTTACTAACCAAAAGAAATGTcgagatttaattaattaaacttgATAATTGACTATTAGCAGCATAGCTGCATctaagttttttctttttttttttggctgaataatAGCTGAATTTAAGCCAAGACATGTAGGATCATGGTTTCGTATCAAAAGTAAATAATGATACGAccataatgaaaattttgtatttaacCGTGCACATAAATAAATCAAGTTCTCtagataaaaa from Punica granatum isolate Tunisia-2019 chromosome 2, ASM765513v2, whole genome shotgun sequence includes the following:
- the LOC116197475 gene encoding 33 kDa ribonucleoprotein, chloroplastic: MVLSNKKLKQKLRAALAESIVKSESATDPNNDQALEAGSPNPQPQSLKQLLDSSTQKPRLSKREKRRIAQSLKSAGEDTERGNGGIEGSGERTELEQAGGYGMKEEEEQGKKKKKDKKRKRDGEVEGSDGHVKEAKKKKKKQSKKTKKKNKKKNGEEVKEKEKSEAKNEDEGNASAQNARGEDDSQTSADDARKVYAGGIPYYSTEDDIRSYFESCGTITEVDCMTFPESGKFRGIAIISFKTDAAAKRALALDGSDMGGLFLKIQPYKATRPNKTSTAKTSNFAPPVVEGYNRVYVGNLSWDITEEDLKKFLSGCNISSIRFGMDKETGEFRGYAHVGFSDNASTNMAIKLDQKVLCGRSVKVTSAISKKNVKEQPKAVDAITDNAKVDSSAKNPDDNVGANNSSASTVVGSGKMRRRTCYLCGEKGHISSACPKNPGDGSANPNLTQSHI
- the LOC116197476 gene encoding aquaporin TIP1-3-like — translated: MSIYKIAIGTPAEASHPGALRAALAEFFSMLIFVFAGQGSGMAFSKLADSGSAASSGLIIAALSHAFALFVAVSVGANISGGHVNPAVTFGAFLGGNITLSRSILYWFAQLLGSTVACMLLKYATGLETPAFAFSSGVSSSNALIFEIVMTFGLVYTVYATAVDPKKGNVGVVAPIAIGLIVGANILVGGAFDGASMNPAVSFGPAVVSWSWTHHWVYWVGPMIGAAIAALVYDNLFIDETLEPLAAHDF
- the LOC116196310 gene encoding protein UPSTREAM OF FLC-like, yielding MSINSRHKAEVWVPKKYQDSSPERTKVWVEPKSNHKHKTERKVAVVYYLSQNGLLEHPHFIEVPLSSPEGLYLRDMMNRLNHLRGAGMANMYAWSSKRAYKSGYVWQDLSENDFIYPCHGQEYILKGSRLLESSLSFRSVDTVSSETNSSGDLEHLRFSDVLRRSKNRSFTSLDDLNINKTYMAKTMGHLGARTGSNNASTQTEEKGRKVSPVHSLEDEEEVEELSKEEISPPPCSNNSSRELGREGMEIGHSRDRQQALSGPADIRNQIMEGERPSGRIRASAVLMQLIMCGSKNGEDIVLPHTRE